The proteins below come from a single Orcinus orca chromosome 6, mOrcOrc1.1, whole genome shotgun sequence genomic window:
- the TEX48 gene encoding LOW QUALITY PROTEIN: testis-expressed protein 48 (The sequence of the model RefSeq protein was modified relative to this genomic sequence to represent the inferred CDS: substituted 1 base at 1 genomic stop codon) has translation MGWDSAVVRSYLESAHRNLASKIFCICCKCCEEPNATDDSKIPSQTQELQPSKYGLQKDELDGQNLKQDNEASHVIWGNSLLHPEKRTSYFSSSEFEDVNSHVSKRGFHKRNLSRYSQDRWPXQPCLIGRP, from the exons ATGGGCTGGGATTCTGCTGTAGTGCGATCCTACCTGGAGT CAGCCCACCGAAACCTGGCCTCGAAGATCTTCTGTATATGCTGCAAGTGCTGTGAGGAACCCAATGCCACAGATGACTCCAAGATCCCCAGTCAAACCCAAGAGCTTCAGCCATCAAAGTATG GTCTGCAGAAGGATGAGCTTGACGGACAAAATCTCAAGCAAGATAATGAAGCGTCCCACGTGATTTGGGGAAACTCCCTGCTCCATCCAGAAAAGAGAACATCCTATTTCAGCAGCAGTGAGTTTGAGG aTGTGAATTCACATGTTTCCAAAAGAGGATTTCACAAGAGAAATCTAAGCCGCTACTCCCAGGATCGCTGGCCGTAACAGCCATGCCTCATTGGGAGACCCTGA